The genomic region GCGTTTTGCGACGCTGTTATGAAGGCCAAACCGGCTGCGGCCAAAGGTGCCTATTTCCTGGGCGCCACCGTTTGCAGTTCGATGGGCCCGGGAATAAAACTGGACCACCAGGTTCTGCTGGCGGCTATTAAGAAATAAGAGAGGTATCTGTGCCAAAAGCAGAAAAACTGGAAACCGTAGCGCTGTATAAGAAACTGTTCGAGGATGCCGGCTCGGTCTTTGTGACCGATTACCAGGGTCTGAATGTCTCCGACTTGACCGACCTTCGGAAGAAACTGCGCGAAAACAATGTCAAGTTTCTGGTGGGCAAGAACACTCTGTTCCGGCTCGCCGCTAAAGATAGCTTCGAGGGTATCGATCAGCATCTTTCCGGGCCCACGGCGGTAGTCTTTACCGAAGATGATCCGGCCGGCGCGGCTAAGATTCTGAACGACTCATTCAAGTCGCACGACTTGCCGAAGATGAAGGCGTTCTGGCTTGATGGTGTTCCCTTCGATGGCGCCGAGATCAAACGGTTGGCCGATCTGCCGACCAAAGATCAGCTCTATTCGCAAGTGGCCGCGGCTGTCGAGTCGCCTCTTACCGAGTTGGTACGCTCTTTGGATGCTTTCCATCAGGAGTTGATAGGTTCTATCGACGCCTTGGCTGAAAAAAAGCAGGGCGAGGGCTGATCAGTACGCAATATGCCCGACAAGCCTGAATGGGTTTGGACGGCTCTTTTTGTGATTGAAAGTAAGTTGATTTAATTGTTGTATATGAAAGGTTGAACAAAGTGTCTAACGCAGCTATTGAAGAGATTGTTGACAAGATCGCTGATCTTAGTGCAATGGACCTGGCTGACCTGTCCAAGGCTATCCAGGACAAATTCGGCGTCACCGCCGCTGCTCCCATGGCGATGGCCGCCATGCCCGGCGCTGCCGCCGCCGAGGTTGAGGAACAAACTGAGTTCGATGCAGTCTTGACCTCGATCGGTGACAAAAAAATCCAGGTCATTAAGGCCGTGCGCGAGTTGACCTCGCTGGGCCTGAAAGAGGCAAAAGAACTGGTTGAGAGCGCCCCGGCCAAGATTAAAGAGGGTGTTCCCAAAGACGAAGCCGAAGCGGTCAAGACCAAGATCGAAGAGGCCGGCGGTATCGTCGACATCAAGTAACCTAAAGGACTTTACCGAGCCGGGAACCCATTGGACTCCGGCTCGGTTTGAATACCAGCTATGATGGTACTCTGAAAATTCCCATGTTTCGTTTTTTTTGGTTGGTTGATTGACTGCAAACAACGGCTCCCCATACGAGGGGAGAATATGAAAGTAGAGATGTCAGGATCATCCAGGCCGCTCGACATGACTAATAAATCTGTTTACTCCCCATCGGGAGCTTGTTCTGTTGTGGCAGGTTCTCGCATAATGGCAGGAGGGTAGCGCATTGGCTCAATCTGAAGTATTGACACGTAAAAGTTACGGTTTGTTGGAAGATGCCACCGAGATGCCCAATCTTCTCGATGTGCAGGTTCGTTCGTTTGAGGACTTTTTGCAGAAGGATCTCTCATCGCAAAAGCGGTCCAAGCAGGGTCTGCAATCCATCTTCGAAGAGATTTTTCCGGTGACGGATGTTCGCGAGAACCACCAGCTGGAGTTTGTCGGTTACCATCTGGGACCGAACCGCTATTCCATTGAGGAGTGCCGCGAACGCAATATGAGTTACGCCGCACCCTTAAGGGTGACGATGCGGCTCATCACCCGGCAGGGTGAGGGAGACGAAAAAGAAGTCAAGGATATCATCGAGCAGGATGTCTATCTCGGTGAATTGCCTTTGATCACAAAATGGGGAACGTTTGTCATCAACGGCGCCGAGCGGGTCGTGGTCAGTCAGTTGCATCGGAGCCCCGGCGTGTTCTTTGACTCGAGTATCCATCCCAACGGCAAGAAACTCTACTCAGCCCGCATCATTCCATATCGCGGCAGTTGGGTCGAGTTTGCCATGGACATCAATGACATCATGTATGCCTACATTGATTCCAAACGCAAACTGCCGGTGACAATGCTTCTGAGAGCCTTGGGTTTTTCCACCGATGAAGACTTGACCAATCTGTTTTACAAAGTTACCAAACTCTCTTTGAAGTCTGCCAAGCCGGCGGTGTACGAAGGCTCGTTTCTGGCTGAGAACCTGATCGACAAAGAGACGGGCGAAGTAGTCTATGCCACCGCCGAGCCACTGACCGAAGCGGTCATCGAAAAACTGCTCGGACTTGGTTACAAGTCGATCAAGATGATATCGGCCGAAGAACGACGCGAAGTATTCGTTATTCTCAATACTATCCGAAAAGACCCGACCAAATCGCGCGAGGAAGCGCTGGTAAAAATATATTCCCTGCTCAGGCCGGGCGAACCACCGACACTGGAGATGGCCGAGACATTACTGGACAGGTTCTTCTTCAGCAACAAACGTTATGATCTTGGTGAAGTTGGTCGCTATATGATCAACCAGCGTATGGGCCTGGAGATTCCGCTTGAGAAAACGACCCTCGACACCGAGGATTTTGTTGCCATAATCAAGTATCTCACCGGCCTCTGCAACGATGCAGGCTTCACCGACGACATTGATCACCTGGGCAACCGTCGCGCTCGCACGGTGGGTGAGTTGTTGTCCAACCTGTTCTCGGTTGGCCTGTCGCGTGTGGCCAGAACAATCCGTGAGCGTCTCTCGCTTAAGGATCAGGACAATCAGACGCCCCAGTTGTTGGTCAATGCCCGTACCGTTTCGTCGGTGGTGGAGACATTCTTTGGGTCCTCACAGCTATCGCAGTTCATGGACCAGACCAACCCGCTGTCTGAGTTGACTCACAAACGTCGGCTGTCGGCTTTGGGACCGGGTGGTCTCACCCGTGAGCGGGCCGGCTTTGAGGTGCGTGATGTACACCACACTCACTATGGCCGCATGTGCCCGATTGAGACTCCGGAAGGACCGAACATCGGGCTGATAACGTCACTGGCCACCTTTGCCCGGATCAACAAGTATGGTTTCCTGGAGACGCCTTATCGTAAAGTCGTGAAGGGGAGAGTGACCGACACCATCGAGTACCTGTCGGCCGATCAGGAAGATCGGTACTACATTGCTCAATGTGATGAACCTTTTGGTTCAACCGGAAAGTTTACCGATGATCAAATCTCGGTGCGTCGCAGATCGGACTATCCGACTATCCCGGCCGCCGATGTGAACTACATGGATGTGTCACCGCGCCAGTTGGTGTCGGTGGCGGCCTCGATTATTCCTTTCTTGGAGCATGACGACGCCAACCGCGCCCTCATGGGTTCCAACATGCAGCGCCAGGCGGTACCGCTTTTGAGAACGGAAGCGCCCGTCGTCGGAACCGGGATGGAGACCAAAGTGGCTGCCGATGCCGGTGCCGTTATCAAGTCCTCCGTTAACGGCAGCGTTGTCTATGTCGACAGCTCTAAGATTGTGATCCGACCGCAATCGAGAGTGCGGGCCGGCAAACTTGGTTACACCGAAGATATCGAAATCAGAATGACCAAGTATCGCCGCTCCAACCAGGACACTTGCATCAGTTTTCGACCCGTG from Candidatus Zixiibacteriota bacterium harbors:
- the rpoB gene encoding DNA-directed RNA polymerase subunit beta, translating into MAQSEVLTRKSYGLLEDATEMPNLLDVQVRSFEDFLQKDLSSQKRSKQGLQSIFEEIFPVTDVRENHQLEFVGYHLGPNRYSIEECRERNMSYAAPLRVTMRLITRQGEGDEKEVKDIIEQDVYLGELPLITKWGTFVINGAERVVVSQLHRSPGVFFDSSIHPNGKKLYSARIIPYRGSWVEFAMDINDIMYAYIDSKRKLPVTMLLRALGFSTDEDLTNLFYKVTKLSLKSAKPAVYEGSFLAENLIDKETGEVVYATAEPLTEAVIEKLLGLGYKSIKMISAEERREVFVILNTIRKDPTKSREEALVKIYSLLRPGEPPTLEMAETLLDRFFFSNKRYDLGEVGRYMINQRMGLEIPLEKTTLDTEDFVAIIKYLTGLCNDAGFTDDIDHLGNRRARTVGELLSNLFSVGLSRVARTIRERLSLKDQDNQTPQLLVNARTVSSVVETFFGSSQLSQFMDQTNPLSELTHKRRLSALGPGGLTRERAGFEVRDVHHTHYGRMCPIETPEGPNIGLITSLATFARINKYGFLETPYRKVVKGRVTDTIEYLSADQEDRYYIAQCDEPFGSTGKFTDDQISVRRRSDYPTIPAADVNYMDVSPRQLVSVAASIIPFLEHDDANRALMGSNMQRQAVPLLRTEAPVVGTGMETKVAADAGAVIKSSVNGSVVYVDSSKIVIRPQSRVRAGKLGYTEDIEIRMTKYRRSNQDTCISFRPVAQLGDEVKEGDIIAEGPAVDRGELALGNNTLVAFMPWRGYNFEDAIILSERLWRRDIFTSIHIEEYELQVRDTKRGSEEITREIPNVSEEALLNLDENGIVRVGAEVEAGDILVGKVTPKGETELSPEERLLRAIFGEKAGDVRDASLKAPPGMKGVVIRTQVFSRKERTEEAKKQEKLQTGEIRKHSNKVINEIGAIRAQRLGELLDGKTSQTIRSVADNSVLIRAGHKFRAEFAADFDFENAVAPDGWTTDNSTNNHVGSILKEASDLIDKKRIDMEIEVDKVIRGAELSPGVKQLVKVTIAIRRKISVGDKMAGRHGNKGVVSKVVPIEDMPYMEDGTPVDIILNPLGVPSRMNIGQILETHLGWAAKRLGEHLASPVFEGASIDQIKGKLAEAELPQSGKLTLNDGLTGQAFDNPITVGYIYMLKLSHLVDDKIHARSIGPYSLVTQQPLGGKAQFGGQRFGEMEVWALEAYGAAHTLQEMLTVKSDDVTGRSRVYEAIVKGENPPDPGYPEAFNVLIKELQALGLDIKLIEK
- the rplJ gene encoding 50S ribosomal protein L10 — encoded protein: MPKAEKLETVALYKKLFEDAGSVFVTDYQGLNVSDLTDLRKKLRENNVKFLVGKNTLFRLAAKDSFEGIDQHLSGPTAVVFTEDDPAGAAKILNDSFKSHDLPKMKAFWLDGVPFDGAEIKRLADLPTKDQLYSQVAAAVESPLTELVRSLDAFHQELIGSIDALAEKKQGEG
- the rplL gene encoding 50S ribosomal protein L7/L12, which translates into the protein MSNAAIEEIVDKIADLSAMDLADLSKAIQDKFGVTAAAPMAMAAMPGAAAAEVEEQTEFDAVLTSIGDKKIQVIKAVRELTSLGLKEAKELVESAPAKIKEGVPKDEAEAVKTKIEEAGGIVDIK